ttaactaacaataaacactcattttattccataaaacaTCACAAAAAACCAATATACATTCATGGTAAAACCTAaccttttaacatttttacaatttagtccctaggctagctagattaagctacaacgactctaaaaatatagaaatcattaaaaacgagacgaAGTATCACTCACATACAAGGATGAGCTATAGCCAAACTTTGAAGCTTCAATTATGGTTTTTCTTTAAGTTAAAAGTCAATGGTAGAGAAGAAAGAACAAAGATGGTacctttgttttaattattttactattatgtattttattaaattactaaattaaccttaattaataacCTTGGAAATCACCTAAAAAGTGTTCATATTTGTCCATTAATATTACTggtggtctaatttccatttaaggccACTCATATTCAAAATTCAAAGTAATTTGACACCTTTTACTTATAGAACTCTAATTTTtcaccttatgcaatttactccttttatcaaattatgcatgcaaacgataaaacttattaacgaaatttttatatgacaCCACTaacatgttgtagacattaaaatattaataaaataaatattttcatgtcaaatttgtggtcccaaaactattgtTCCGGTTTCACTAAAAACAGGCTATTACATAAGCACAATCCAAGCTTCATGATGCAATGTcctaaaatactaaaataatatcCTAAAATGCAAATACATCTACTTAAGTACAAACAATTAACCAAGTCTAGATgattgaaatataactcttttcaagagttatcatccACACAGAGGTAATGATTACTCGAACAGTCTAACTCTTAGAGTCAATTAGGAATCTGTAGAGAAGAAACCAGTTAGACCATATGGGGCTAATAGGAGAAAAGGTCCACCAAGGACTACTTGGGGAAGGATAATTCGCATATAAGTGGCAGGATATAATTCGATAGAAATTAGATGTTAATTCTAGTTATCTAAAAGATTGGAATAAGATAATCCAAAAGCCTTGGGTCAATCTGTAAGGGTAAGGTTTTGAAATTAAGGTGAATATTAATGGAAAATAGCTAGTAGTAAGCAATGAACCCGTATCCAAGGGTGTGAGGTGGGCTGGTTAAGGTGCAAAAGAATCTGGGATGAGGCAGAATTAGGCTAAGTCCATAGAGAACTCGTGTCAGGTGGTGAACTATAGGAAGAGGCAGTGTGACGACGATGTCGATAAGTCTCTTAAAGGCCAATAATAGTCAGGGAGTTAGAGATTtctgatttttaatttttaattctatTTCCTAAAGGCTTACAAAAGAGTGTTGTGTGCTATTTTCATAGAATCTCACTAAGTTCAATTGAACTTAAGAAATTGTTGCGTATTTGTAGGAAAAGGTTTGGCCCAAGAATCGAGGGGAGGGACCAAGCCAAACACTACTAGTTTAAGGGAGGATGTAGATGCCATTCATGTGTATAGAGGGGCCAATTTCCTAGAGGTTATGTCTTGAGGATTAAATCAAATGTATTCGTGATATAGGCTGAAGTCAGAATTATATATATACTGTCAATTATGCTAATGTAATGGAATTGTAAGAATTGTGGAGTTAGAATGATGAGGACTATTTTTACTGAAGCTAAATCTTGTGATTTAATAGATTCAAAATAATCAAACAAGTCAGTGTAGAAGTCTTATTAAGTAATTCGAGTTTATTGTCACATTTGGTACCCGGATTTATGGATCAGGTCAGGTATAGGGTGTGACACTGTGAAAATCTAAATTGGCATATCAAATTACGGTAGATCAATAACCCAACAAATATGCACTGaaaaaattagataaaattatatataatgttTACTTTTCTTACTATTTTTTTAGTGATTGTATTATCAACTACTTTTTTAGACTAACATAATACATATGGTGAATTGATTTTAATTCTTGTTActtgtttagaaattattttatcatactaatcatttttatagtaattaatctttttaaaattataaattatgtaaCTGTATAATTACAATTTATATTACTAAATATTATATAGAGAATTACAATGGAATTACACTCATCAACCAAATATGTCTATGGAATTACAAATCTTTGTAATTATAAGAGAGTGTAATTACTACCCTAGTAATTGCACTTTCATTTAATTACTTTGTGTTGTTCAAAGAAACCTTTTAGTTACAAGAGAGTGTAATTACTATCCTAGTAATTATACtttcatttaattattcgagCTGTCCAAATAAActttataaaatttctaaaacttACTATTATAAATAGGAATAACTTATCTTAAGATAGCCCTAAAATCTATATTTTTTAAGCACATGTAAATATTGTCACATCCTCAAATTTTAAATACATACAATGGTTAttatacaattatgcatatttaataatttctctaacttaatttaattttaattaaattacttatataaTTAATTGCTTTTGAGAGAAAAAATAAACACGTTGAAATGAAAAAAATCACAAGCAGAATAATCTGAGAGGCTTAAATCAATagttaaaaattgaaaatttgataaaaaaatacataagaaaaaactgaaaataaaaataaaaacttaaaactaataaatgaaaattaagcaaatttgaaataaaaagacTGAGCAAAAAAACTGAAAATGGAAACCATAACATTGATTGCGTTTGTGTTATCAAACTTTAGTATTTGATTAAAAATTCACTTAAAGAATAGTTGAAGATGAAAAAAGGTAAAAACCTTAAAAGAATAAATTGAAGACCattagaattttaaaaaaatagctaaaatgatttaaaatataacTGAAAGAAAACATTTAAATTATCTAACTTAacaacttattattatttttaaaatttatattccgATTCTACAATTCTTGTCAACTTTGGCACCCCAAATATAATCTCTAACTTCACCCTTGACTATTACAGCCACATACTAATAAATATATCATTGTTATTGAGATTACCCATATTAAAACTATGGAATAGTAATGGTCACCTCACattaatgataataaataataatggtTGATATAgtgtagaaaaaaaaaaaaagaatactaAAGATAGGAAAGTGGTTGTTATAGAGGCCTGTTTACTCAATTGAGTTAGAGAGTCAAAAGTTAAGAAGAGTGGCAGTGAAGAGAACATGAAGGCTGAGAGCTGAGGGTATGTTGAAAGAGTGTAGGCTTAGTCTTCTATTAAGGCCGATCCTCCCTTCATTCAGACTCTGATTAGATAAAGCAATTAAATCGACATAATGTTCAGTGACCAAATGACTTCATGTTCGCAATGAAGATTAGACCATTTATTATTCGGGTAATTATTTTGAGAAGGTGAGTTCACAAATAACTTATCGACTTGCTAATggcaaatttattatttaaatgtcTTCTAAACTTAACACATGTTCTAACACGAATGGAGCATAATAGTATATATTATATAACAACGATGAAACCATAGATTGACAATGAAATGACAAAAATATGTCAACGTAATAATAAAGACCACACACAAAAGCCATAAAACATAGAGTGTGACCACACACAAAAGCCATGGTCACACAAAAACTACAAAACATAGAGTGTGACCACACAGAAAAACACAAAATATAGAGTGTGGGGACTAAAAGAAAAGTATATGTAGACTTGGAAATCGAAGTCCGAAACGACTTGGAAATCGAAGTCCGAAACGACGACCTTGAACAAGTCTCACGCAACTTATGCTAGTGGCAAGAttgaacaaaagaaaaataatgcgcaatctcttttcttcttcgttttttattaataaataataaataatcgcTATTGTTAttataaataactaataaaatataaaattcaaactCAATCCAAGCTTGACTTGGATAAATTTTAGTTACAACAATTGTAGTTCATTTTCAGATTAATCTGACAATAATagggttaaaatgtaatttttaacaGTTTTATAATAATTTCAACTTTATTATTTCAACTAAGATTTCATTGATAACTTTTATAGTTAGCTAATTATagataatataaatttattttatgtgcCTTTTATTTCATGTTCAAATATGTAAATCGTGTAATTTAGTTGACATCTCTATTGTTATATTGTTTTTGAAATTGTGGATTTAAGTTGTGTAACAGTACCTGATCTTATTAGATATTCAAGGGTTATTTATATCTACACTATTATTTAAGTGTATGGTTGAATTAGTGTCACGAATCAACTCGACACTAACTCAAtcaatgaaattattaaaataacctTATGTATTTTACATAAGTTATAATATTACAATGATTCTTTTGTCTTTTTCTTATTGTTAAAAATTGAACCTGTGCTATTAACATCTATTAAGTTTTTTTACCATTTAAACTAGAgctttttaaaagtatctttataCATTTCAATGTCATTATACTAGTTGTTTCACCCATATTgtttgtatatattaataatgtcgTTGATTGAATTGATGTCACAAGTCAACTCGATATcaactcaaaaaaataaaaataacaagatAAACAATTAGAGtgcatttaatattcttaatacAATTACTTATTTAAATTTCCTTCTACtcacaatttaaattattttttacttattattaattttaaactatAAGTTTGATTATTTAATGCATACTATTTTTAAACGAATATATGCATTTTAAATAAATGGTTTCACACCCATAAATCTTGTCTCTGTTTCTATTTTGCTAAATTTCTTTCAGATCCATTTTCCTTTAGTCTCATTGGCTCCCTCTTTATGTGTACATACTACTTCAATTTCTATATTACGTGATGAATGGAACCAAAGAGCCTACAAATTTCTTTCCAACTTTAACCTATTACATATTCATTAATGACTTAAATGTTCAAGTTTAGTGGGCTGAATGTTTTATGACGAGCAtgctattaatttatatatatgtatttcaTCTTCCACTAtccaataaaaaattgaaaagcaTTCATGCCTAGTGACATTTGCACACCATTCTCTAATATCTATACTCACATATACCTATAGAAGCTATTAACGGCTTCTTTATTAGCCCAGTCTTCATCTTCATTTCCATCAAAGAAATTAACAGTCCAAATGGGTTTCCAGTTATGGTTTTACTTCATACTCCTCATATTCCTCTTCTGCCCCACATTACAGGCAGCAGAATCTCAACAGGTTATTTGCGGAGATGAAGTATGCGGAAATCTTACAATTCCATCACCATTTGGAATCCATAGCAGCTGCTATACTCATCCTTTTTTTAGAGTAACTTGCAAACAGATCCACAAAGAGAAAAAGGCTTTCATAAGAATAAATAGGTTCGATCTGGAGGTACTCGGTTCCTTATTTGAAAACACCATTCTGATAAAAAATCCAGTAACTTACGTTAACTGTGATCATAAAAACGAGGCTGCTAGTGCCAGAGTCGATCTAACAGGCACTCCATTCTTCTTCTCAAGCGACTACAACAATTTCGCGACTGTAGGTTGCGGAAATTTGGTCACAATTTTCCGTAATGAAGCTGATGCCTTCGGCGGCTGCATTCAACCAATATGTGGCGACGGGGCTGCAGAATCTGGCTGCTCTAATACAATTTCTGGAAATTTCACTTCAACTATCGTAAACATGACAGTGATGTATCCTGTTGGTAAGGATAACGGAAAGAGATGCTCATCTGCTTTCATCTTTAGCAGGCTTTATTTCCGTGAAGCTTACCCTTTACCCATTGGCATCAATATTGAAACCACTCATGTTCCCACAACGCTCAGCTGGAATTCAAGCTATTGTGGTGATGCAGGTCAGTATCAGTCACTCGCTGTTGCTTGTTCAGTTAATTATATCGATTTTAATTTCATTCAAAGACTGGATGTACATAACTCAGATTTTAATTGGTGTTACTTGGTGCAATTTACTCATTTTCTGCTAAGCCCACAGGATGCGAACCAAGACCAGGACCTATCAGCTTAAACGGTGAAAAGTCTTGTGGGAATGTTACGTTTCAATGCccatttgaaataatcgatcaaGAGTATCCCAATGGCTGGTTTAGAGTAATCTGCAAAAAAACCTCTAATGGGCAGACCACGCCGTTCTTAAACATAAATGGCGTCAATCTGCGAATACTCGACTTTTCATTTTTGTACGGAAATGTTGTGGTGAACCATTCCATAACTTGTTTCAATTGTCGCAAAAACAGTAACAATGGGATGAGTCTCAACCTAACGGGAACCCCCTTTTACTACTCAGATTTTGACAACGTATTCTGGTCTTCAAGTTGTGGTAATTTGGCCACTATTTTCGACAGGGAAACAAGTAATCTTGTAGGCGGGTGTTTGCAGCCAAGTTGTACAATTAGTAAAGAGACTTCCTCTGCTACTGGCTGCCCTTTTAATATTCCGCGGGGTCTCACTTTTTTCTCTGCAAACATGAGTGGTAGAGTTGATTCTAGCAACTATAGCCGAAAAAGATCTTGCGGATTTGCTTCCCTGATAAAATCAGACTTGTATTTTGATTTGACCTTGGAATCAAATGATTTTGATGTAAACAATTGGACCTATGTTCCAACATCACTGCAGTGGAGCACACCGATGTCTGGATTGTGCCGTTTGAGACAAGGTATAAACACTTCTTGTAGCTCCGATCGTGAATATTGCTGGCAAAGTTTGAGCTCTACTCATCTATGTGTTTGCAACAAGAAATTTGGTATCGGTGATATTTCAACGTATTGCGAAGGTACAAATTAACACTTCTCTTTCAATAATCTATATTACATTTTACTTATATAAATATAACCTTTTCTATTCCTTCGATAAATTCAGAAGAGAATTGTGGGATCTATGTTTGGTGTCACATGCTTTGTTTAAATACTCCTGGCAACTATTGTTCATCACGGGACTGCCCTCCAGAATATAAATACAATAGTACGGGAGTTAGGTGCGAGCCCGATGAGATTGTTTCAAAAGGCCCGCCAAAAACTATGCAGAGTTTGACCATCATTATTATAGGTACGTGTTGAATTCACATTTTCTTTTCTACAAATGGAAGCATTAAAGGTTTTATCGAGTTAATTTCAAGCAGTAATATATTTTGACTTGAATGTATGATGTTTGAGTCTTTATGTTAAGTTTTTCACACAGGAAGAAAAACATATCTATTTTACCCGGGTAAAATATGAACAACTTGTTGAATTTGGAGCAATAAATTAATATTCCCGGATAAAGTATGAAGTAAgtttttgattaaaaaaaaacaGACAGAAGCaaaaagaatgaggaattgagaGAATAAGAAGATGATCAGTATATTACATTGATCCATCAAAAATGATATACATAGAGAGATTACAACAATATTTTTAACTTGTGGAAGTGAACAAACATTAAATTCATCCTAATGATAACCTAGGACCTGTCTAAAACTGGAAAGTACTTGACCAACTTAATCCAGTCAAAAAGTTTCTATCAAATCATATACAGGTCATCTGTTACAATAAAATGTACTTCATCCGGATAACATACGTACATTTGCAGTTGCTGTATTTCATCCGGGTAACATGCATATTGCTGTTTGTTGCCACCtttaacactcctccttggctacAAAACAGCAGACTCCAATTTGCTTCTTCAAATACTCATACCTGGTGGCAGCTAACGGCTTGGTCAAAATGTCTGCCAATTGAACTTCTGAGCAGCAATGGACCAAGTTGATCTCCTTTGACAACTCTGCCTCACTCACAAAATGGTATTTGATCTTGAAATGCTTAGTTTTGCCATGAAACACAGGGTTCTTGGCAATTGCAACAGCTAACTGATTGTCAACTTTGATCTCTGTTGCTTCAACTTGTTCTTCATTCAAGTCATACAAAAGTTTCCTACgccaaatggcttgattaatAGCCCCAGCAGCTGCAATATACTCTGCTTCAGCTGTTGATTGAGCAACAGTTTGTTGCTTCTTTGAGCTCTAGCTAAAAACTCCTGATCCCAGAGTGAAGAAGTATCCTGATGTACTCTTCATATCATCAACCGAGCCAGCCCAATCACTATCTGAATAACTGACCAGCTTCAGTTCCTCAGCTCTCTCAAACTTTACACCATAGCCTAAGGTGCCTTTAACATACCTTAGGACTCTTTTAGCAACTTTAAAATGTGTAACATTGCAGCAGTGCATGAATCTCGATAAAGGCTAATAGCATATAAGATGTCTGGCCTTGTTGCTGTCAAGTAGAGTAGACAACCAACCAAACTTCTATACTCCTTTTCATCTACTCGATCATGCTCACTGGTGCTTGAGAGTTTCTCTCTTAATGCAACAGGAGTGCTCACAGGCTTGCATTTTGACATGatgaatttacttaaaactttcTGGGCAAATGCTTGCTGGCTTATAAAAATGCCATGCTCATTGTGATTAACTTCCATACCAAGGAAGTAGGTCATCAAACCTATATCAGTCATCTCAAACACATCTAGCATTTGTTTCTTAAAATCTTCAATCAGCTCACCCTTGTAACCAGTTACTAATAAGTCATCCACATAAAGTGAGACTATCAAAAAGGTTTCCTTTTCAGCCTTCTTCACATAGAATGTAGGCTCACTTATGCTCTTCTCAAATCCAAGATTCGACAGGTATGCATCAATCCTATCATACCAGGCCTTGGAGCCTGTTTTAGGCCATACAAAGCCTTCTTGAGCTTGTAAACCTTGTGTTCTTCACCAGCAACCTTAAATCCTTCAGGCTGCTCTATGAAGATTTCTTCCTTGAGAAATCCATTTAGGAATGCTGACTTTACATCCAATTGATGCACCTTCCACTGTTTTTGAGCAGCTAAGGCAAACAACAACCTTATGGTGTCTAACCTTGCAACAGGTGCAAAGGTTTCAAAATAATCAACACCTTCGTTGATTGCATTCCTTCACAACTAGTCTGGCCTTATGCTTGTTCAGAGATCCATCTGCATTGTTCTTGGTCCTGAACACCCATTTGACGCCTATTATCTTTACATTTCTTGGCTTATCAACCACCGCCATGTGTCATTTTATGGATCATCTCCATTTCAACTTCCATGGCCTTCTTCCAGCATTCTTCTTTAGCAGcctcttcaaaatttgaaggtTCAACTATTGTAACATTACATCTCTGGTAGATGTCTGCAATGGTTCTGGTGCCTCTCACAGGTTCTTCATCAAAGTCTTCATCAGCTGGCCCTTCTTCAGCTAGTTCCAGACTATTTTCCAGCTGATCTTCATCAGTCAACCTTGCATTAGCATCATTCCAGCTCCATGCTCTACCTTCATCAAACCTTACATCCCTACTCACTAATATTTTCTTTGTTGAGGG
The Gossypium arboreum isolate Shixiya-1 chromosome 10, ASM2569848v2, whole genome shotgun sequence genome window above contains:
- the LOC108466626 gene encoding wall-associated receptor kinase-like 6, with the translated sequence MGFQLWFYFILLIFLFCPTLQAAESQQVICGDEVCGNLTIPSPFGIHSSCYTHPFFRVTCKQIHKEKKAFIRINRFDLEVLGSLFENTILIKNPVTYVNCDHKNEAASARVDLTGTPFFFSSDYNNFATVGCGNLVTIFRNEADAFGGCIQPICGDGAAESGCSNTISGNFTSTIVNMTVMYPVGKDNGKRCSSAFIFSRLYFREAYPLPIGINIETTHVPTTLSWNSSYCGDAGCEPRPGPISLNGEKSCGNVTFQCPFEIIDQEYPNGWFRVICKKTSNGQTTPFLNINGVNLRILDFSFLYGNVVVNHSITCFNCRKNSNNGMSLNLTGTPFYYSDFDNVFWSSSCGNLATIFDRETSNLVGGCLQPSCTISKETSSATGCPFNIPRGLTFFSANMSGRVDSSNYSRKRSCGFASLIKSDLYFDLTLESNDFDVNNWTYVPTSLQWSTPMSGLCRLRQGINTSCSSDREYCWQSLSSTHLCVCNKKFGIGDISTYCEEENCGIYVWCHMLCLNTPGNYCSSRDCPPEYKYNSTGVRCEPDEIVSKGPPKTMQSLTIIIIGCSTSIGTIFLLLGLWKMYEVVKRRRNILLKQKYFKRNGGLLLQQHLSSNTSYFETIKMFTSKEIEKATDYYNENRILGQGGQGTVYKGMLTDGSIVAVKKSRMEEGKKFGQKKVEQFINEVIILSQINHRNVVKLLGCCLEAQTPLLVYEFIPNGTLYDLIHGQNEELPLTWEMRLRIATEIANALFYLHSAASVSIYHRDIKSSNILLDEKYKAKVSDFGTSRSIGLEQTHLTTRVQGTFGYMDPEYFRSNQFTEKSDVYSFGVVLVELLTGEKPIASKQSDEVISLVSLFLLSMQENSLSDILDSKVANDGLEKEIIAVAKLAKRCLNLNGKKRPTMKQVAMELELIKASEEGNAIEGSGDEESEIDDIFESWDINPSCSMTRSVTTDNLTLPLKESF